One stretch of Actinacidiphila sp. DG2A-62 DNA includes these proteins:
- a CDS encoding GntR family transcriptional regulator, giving the protein MLAEQHGAARNTAREAIRILAEQGLVTAKHGRGVFVREPQRLFRFGSDRYSIKNRETGLTPFRLETQRQGKTARIEVPSIAREVPPADVAERLKVAGDDASVVHRENHYFADDEPVQIVSTYLRWEEAQGTLLMEKKSGPNGIYGRLEELGHVMTRVRDEISARMPTPDEASVLDLLPGVPVLEVLHTSLDQNGEPFEVTRYVHRADLTGLLYELPVEQ; this is encoded by the coding sequence GTGCTCGCGGAGCAGCACGGGGCAGCGCGGAACACCGCGCGCGAGGCGATCCGCATCCTTGCCGAGCAGGGATTGGTGACCGCGAAGCACGGGCGGGGCGTGTTCGTCCGGGAGCCTCAGCGGCTGTTCCGGTTCGGCAGTGACCGCTACTCGATCAAGAACCGGGAGACCGGACTCACGCCGTTCCGGCTGGAGACCCAGCGCCAGGGGAAGACCGCCCGGATCGAGGTGCCGAGCATCGCGCGCGAGGTGCCGCCGGCCGATGTCGCCGAGCGCCTCAAGGTGGCCGGCGATGACGCCAGCGTGGTGCACCGCGAAAACCACTACTTCGCCGATGACGAGCCGGTGCAGATCGTCTCCACCTACCTCCGGTGGGAGGAGGCGCAGGGCACGCTTCTCATGGAGAAGAAGTCCGGCCCCAACGGGATCTACGGACGCCTCGAAGAGCTGGGCCACGTGATGACCCGAGTACGCGACGAGATCAGCGCGCGCATGCCCACACCTGACGAAGCGTCAGTTCTCGACCTTCTTCCCGGCGTCCCGGTGCTGGAAGTGCTGCACACCAGCCTTGACCAGAACGGGGAGCCCTTCGAGGTGACCCGCTACGTCCATCGCGCCGACCTAACCGGTCTCCTGTACGAACTTCCCGTCGAGCAGTGA
- a CDS encoding GNAT family N-acetyltransferase — MTKIVVRPITDADIPGAATALVEVHATDGYPVEGVEKPEAWVRPTGIMGAWVAEREGKIVGHVAVMQPHDEGAVSLWREKSGEAVERIGVLARLFVVREARQYGTGERLMRAAMGYAQESSLRLVLDVMTKDAAAIRLYERLGWQHIGEVTHHFGAGQQIPAVCYVWPAD, encoded by the coding sequence GTGACCAAGATCGTTGTCCGACCGATCACCGACGCGGACATCCCAGGAGCAGCCACAGCGTTGGTCGAGGTTCACGCGACGGACGGTTACCCGGTCGAAGGCGTGGAGAAGCCCGAGGCGTGGGTTCGCCCCACCGGCATCATGGGCGCATGGGTGGCGGAGAGGGAAGGGAAGATCGTCGGCCACGTAGCGGTGATGCAACCGCACGATGAGGGGGCGGTCAGCCTGTGGCGAGAGAAGAGCGGGGAGGCAGTAGAGCGGATCGGGGTTCTGGCGCGACTCTTTGTGGTCCGTGAAGCGCGCCAGTACGGCACCGGGGAACGCCTGATGCGCGCAGCCATGGGCTACGCCCAGGAGAGTTCCCTCCGACTCGTACTCGACGTGATGACCAAGGACGCCGCCGCAATCCGCCTGTACGAACGTCTCGGCTGGCAGCACATCGGCGAGGTCACGCACCACTTCGGGGCCGGGCAGCAGATCCCCGCCGTGTGCTACGTCTGGCCTGCCGACTGA
- a CDS encoding pseudouridine synthase, whose protein sequence is MARRPRRRPPPAPLAQREGVDPVRVRLPGDGRWSTVAQFLHERYDAGGGAARIDAMLAGGRFVGVRGPVSAATPYEGGGWVWYHRDLAAEQPVPFPVTIVHRDERIVVADKPHFLATVPRGGHVTETALARLRRDLGLPELSAAHRLDRLTAGLVLFVVRPRDRGAYQTLFRDRRVRKEYEAVAAYDPRVELPRTVRSRIVKERGVIPAREEAGPPNAESRVELLEHRGGLGRYRLLPTTGRTHQLRVHMNALGLPLLGDPVYPELLPQAAADDWTSPLQLLARVLEFTDPLTGHAMRWESARRLAAWPDAEHGDADGA, encoded by the coding sequence GTGGCGCGCAGGCCCAGGCGCAGGCCCCCTCCCGCGCCGCTGGCGCAGCGCGAGGGCGTCGATCCGGTACGGGTACGGCTTCCGGGCGACGGGCGCTGGAGCACCGTGGCGCAGTTTCTGCACGAGCGCTACGACGCGGGTGGGGGCGCGGCGCGGATCGACGCGATGCTGGCCGGCGGGCGGTTCGTCGGCGTGCGCGGGCCGGTGTCGGCCGCGACGCCGTACGAGGGCGGCGGCTGGGTGTGGTACCACCGGGACCTGGCGGCCGAGCAGCCGGTGCCGTTCCCCGTCACGATCGTGCACCGCGACGAGCGGATCGTCGTCGCCGACAAGCCGCACTTCCTGGCCACCGTCCCGCGCGGGGGCCACGTCACCGAGACCGCGCTGGCCCGGCTGCGCCGCGACCTGGGACTGCCGGAGCTGTCGGCGGCGCACCGGCTGGACCGGCTGACCGCGGGCCTCGTGCTGTTCGTGGTGCGACCGCGGGACCGCGGGGCGTACCAGACGCTGTTCCGGGACCGCAGGGTGCGCAAGGAGTACGAGGCGGTCGCAGCCTACGACCCGCGGGTGGAGCTGCCGCGCACGGTGCGCAGCCGGATCGTCAAGGAGCGCGGTGTCATCCCGGCCCGCGAGGAGGCCGGGCCGCCGAACGCCGAGAGCCGCGTCGAACTGCTGGAGCACCGCGGCGGCCTCGGACGCTACCGGCTGCTGCCCACGACCGGGCGCACTCACCAGCTGCGCGTCCACATGAACGCGCTCGGGCTGCCGCTGCTGGGCGATCCGGTCTATCCGGAGCTGCTGCCGCAGGCCGCCGCGGACGACTGGACGAGCCCGCTGCAACTGCTCGCCCGGGTGCTGGAGTTCACCGACCCGCTGACCGGGCATGCGATGCGGTGGGAGAGCGCGCGGCGGCTGGCCGCCTGGCCGGACGCGGAACACGGCGACGCGGACGGGGCGTAG
- a CDS encoding VOC family protein yields MLTTDYVPGAPDWIDLGSRDTAAAAAFYKELFGWEWVSAGPDAGGYGLFQLAGQTVAALGPLQDDGARPAWTVYFHTADADATGETVEQAGGGVRFPAMDVFDQGRLAGFTDPAGAEFAVWQPGANKGLDRVGPGALCWTELYTTDAAQAKAFYRTVFGWDYEDMPLPDGGAYTVVSCAGGGQEGSHGGIMQLAADRLPDGASYWQPYFAVADCDAVAAACQAHGGSTLMPPTDMAGVGRIALLRDPEGAFFALLRPEESMA; encoded by the coding sequence ATGCTCACCACCGACTACGTCCCCGGCGCGCCCGACTGGATCGACCTGGGCAGCCGGGACACCGCCGCCGCCGCGGCGTTCTACAAGGAGCTGTTCGGCTGGGAGTGGGTCTCCGCGGGCCCGGACGCCGGCGGATACGGCCTCTTCCAGCTCGCCGGCCAGACCGTCGCCGCCCTCGGCCCGCTCCAGGACGACGGCGCCAGGCCGGCCTGGACCGTGTACTTCCACACCGCGGACGCCGACGCGACCGGCGAGACCGTCGAGCAGGCCGGCGGCGGCGTCCGCTTCCCGGCGATGGACGTCTTCGACCAGGGCCGCTTGGCCGGCTTCACGGACCCGGCGGGCGCCGAGTTCGCGGTCTGGCAGCCCGGCGCCAACAAGGGCCTGGACCGGGTCGGCCCCGGCGCCCTGTGCTGGACCGAGCTCTACACGACCGACGCCGCCCAGGCGAAGGCGTTCTACCGCACGGTCTTCGGCTGGGACTACGAGGACATGCCGCTGCCCGACGGCGGCGCGTACACCGTGGTCTCCTGCGCCGGCGGCGGCCAGGAGGGCTCGCACGGCGGCATCATGCAACTGGCCGCCGACCGGCTCCCGGACGGCGCCTCCTACTGGCAGCCATACTTCGCCGTCGCCGACTGCGACGCGGTGGCCGCCGCCTGCCAGGCGCACGGCGGCAGCACCCTCATGCCGCCCACCGACATGGCCGGCGTCGGCCGCATCGCGCTGCTCCGCGACCCCGAGGGCGCGTTCTTCGCACTGCTGCGCCCGGAGGAGTCCATGGCCTGA